Proteins co-encoded in one Setaria viridis chromosome 9, Setaria_viridis_v4.0, whole genome shotgun sequence genomic window:
- the LOC117837735 gene encoding INCREASED PETAL GROWTH ANISOTROPY 1-like protein 1 translates to MMREGDACVALLRSKLHGLIERNRALEEENKQLRHQVSRLKGQVSSLEGQDTDKRMLWKKLENSATSISYSKEKQFVQSNDDAKEAVDLNSSLCHGRQQFSRATLVRSRAPRVPNPPPSPTCIQPKTNVSKEGCMAPPPPPPPPLPSKLQRSPKAIQRVPEVVELYRSLVRREGKNDAKSGSVGIPAATNSREMIGEIENRSAYVLAIKSDVENQGNFVNFLASEVQNAAYREIADVEEFVKWLDGELSYLVDERAVLKHFPNWPEKKADAMREAAFTFRDLKNLESEASSFHDDRRVATPMALKRMQALQDKIEQGIHNTERVRDSASGRYRDLKIPWEWMLDSGIINQLKMASLKLAKEYMNRIVNTLKSDPFANDEELLLQGVRFAFRIHQLAGGFDEGCRKAFQELKAYASKSE, encoded by the exons ATGATGAGGGAGGGCGATGCATGTGTTGCGCTTCTGAGAAGCAAGCTCCATGGCCTGATCGAGAGGAACCGTGCTCTGGAagaggagaacaagcaactaagACACCAAGTGAGCCGATTAAAAGGTCAGGTCTCCTCTCTTGAAGGGCAGGACACTGATAAGAGGATGCTATGGAAGAAGCTGGAGAATTCTGCAACCAGCATCAGCTACTCCAAGGAAAAGCAGTTTGTCCAGAGTAACGATGATGCAAAAGAAGCTGTAGATCTCAACAGCTCATTGTGCCACGGCAGGCAGCAATTCTCGAGGGCAACGCTAGTGAGATCGAGGGCACCAAGAGTTCCAAATCCACCACCCAGTCCGACATGCATCCAACCAAAGACCAATGTGAGCAAGGAAGGATGCAtggcccctcctcctcctccaccacctccactaCCTTCCAAGTTGCAGAGAAGCCCAAAGGCAATACAAAGGGTGCCAGAGGTAGTCGAGTTGTACCGATCGTTAGTACGCCGTGAAGGCAAAAACGACGCAAAGTCTGGATCCGTGGGAATTCCAGCAGCAACTAACAGCAGGGAGATGATTGGAGAGATTGAGAACAGATCAGCTTATGTTTTAGCT ATTAAATCAGATGTAGAAAATCAGGGCAACTTTGTGAACTTCCTCGCAAGTGAAGTTCAGAATGCCGCATACAGAGAGATAGCTGATGTTGAAGAGTTTGTGAAGTGGCTTGATGGGGAATTGTCATACCTTGTGGATGAAAGAGCAGTGCTCAAACACTTTCCTAACTGGCCTGAGAAGAAAGCAGATGCCATGAGAGAAGCAGCATTCACCTTTCGAGATCTGAAGAACCTAGAATCAGAAGCATCATCCTTCCATGATGACAGGAGAGTGGCTACACCTATGGCTCTCAAGCgcatgcaggctctgcaggatAA AATTGAACAAGGTATTCATAACACTGAACGAGTAAGGGACAGTGCAAGTGGAAGATACAGGGATCTGAAGATCCCATGGGAATGGATGCTTGACTCCGGAATCATAAACCAA CTAAAGATGGCTTCCTTGAAGCTTGCAAAAGAGTACATGAACCGCATTGTGAACACACTGAAGTCAGATCCATTTGCAAATGATGAAGAGCTCCTTCTGCAAGGTGTCCGCTTTGCCTTCCGCATACATCAG CTTGCAGGTGGCTTCGATGAAGGATGCCGGAAAGCATTTCAAGAACTAAAGGCTTATGCAAGCAAGTCAGAGTGA